A window of the Fusarium poae strain DAOMC 252244 chromosome 3, whole genome shotgun sequence genome harbors these coding sequences:
- a CDS encoding hypothetical protein (CAZy:GH10), with amino-acid sequence MAVKGHGLLSPCCNPDYVLNIIDPNALCAEITEHFEAVMHRYKGKMDRWDVVSEALKTNGSGLAPNHFFDILGPEWLEEAFRIARATDPDAKLFLNENLVEVMPKKHQELYDMVAKLVSKGIPIDGVALQTHVTLEPLVPGVIRDMVNSYKALGLEVSIAELDVHTYNATQQADIYGNVIKEALDAGINDISFWGFTDKHSYTWLPGSKPLMFNETYQPKGAFFSTHDALANFVE; translated from the coding sequence ATGGCAGTCAAGGGTCATGGACTTCTCTCTCCATGCTGCAACCCGGATTATGTCCTCAACATAATCGACCCCAATGCCCTCTGCGCTGAGATCACCGAGCACTTTGAGGCTGTTATGCATCGTTACAAGGGCAAGATGGATCGATGGGATGTTGTTTCCGAGGCCCTCAAGACAAACGGTAGTGGTTTAGCTCCAAACCACTTTTTTGATATCCTCGGCCCTGAATGGCTCGAGGAGGCCTTTCGTATTGCCCGAGCAACTGATCCAGACGCCAAGCTCTTTCTCAATGAGAATCTTGTTGAAGTAATGCCGAAAAAACACCAAGAACTCTACGATATGGTCGCCAAGCTTGTTTCCAAAGGCATCCCTATTGATGGAGTTGCCCTTCAGACGCATGTAACTCTAGAGCCCTTGGTACCTGGTGTCATTCGTGATATGGTCAATTCTTACAAAGCTCTTGGTCTTGAGGTTTCTATTGCCGAGTTGGATGTCCATACGTACAACGCGACTCAACAAGCCGACATCTATGGTAACGTTATCAAGGAAGCTCTCGACGCAGGTATAAATGATATCAGTTTCTGGGGCTTTACCGATAAGCACTCGTATACGTGGCTTCCAGGCTCGAAGCCATTAATGTTCAACGAAACTTATCAGCCCAAGGGTGCCTTCTTCTCGACCCACGATGCTCTCGCCAACTTTGTTGAGTAG